In Oxalobacteraceae bacterium OTU3CINTB1, the sequence CCGCTTGGGCGTGAAACTGCTGCAGCGCACTACCCGCAAGCTGGCACTGACCGACGAAGGCGCGGCCTTCCTGGAGGATTGCCAGCGCATCCTGGCGGAGCTGGAGGAAGCCGAGTCGGCGGTGGCGGAGCGCAGCGCGCACGCCACCGGGCACCTGATGATCTCGGCGCCGGCCGGTTTCGGCCGCCAGCACGTGGCGCCGCTGCTGCCCTCCTTCCTCACCGAGCACCGTGACGTCACCGCGACGTTGAACATGAGCGACCGCGTGGTCGACATCGTCGGCGAAGGCATCGACGTCGCGATCCGCATCGCCAGCCTGGCCGATTCCAACCTGGTCAGCGTCAAGCTGGCAGACAACGAACGCGTGGTGGTGGCGGCGCCCTCCTATCTCAAACGCTACGGCGAACCCAAGACCCTGGCCGACCTGGCCAAACACAATTGCCTGGCCATCAGCAGCGAAGGCAGCCAGCGCGGCTGGACCTTTCGCGATAACGGCAAGAACGTGGTGTTGAAGGTGAACGGCAACATGGGCTGCAACGACGGCCAGGTGCTGCACGACTGGGCGCTGGCCGGCAAGGGGCTGGCGTGGCGGTCGATGTGGGAAGTGGGCAGTGAGATCGAGGCGGGCAAGCTGCAGACGGTGCTCGATCAGCACGCGGCGCCCGGCAACGATATCTACGCGGTGTTCGCGCAGCGCCGCCATTTGCCGTTGCGCATACGCGCCTTTGTCGACTTTCTGCGGCACACCTATGCACAGGGGGATTACTGGCGCAAATCGGGCAAGCAATAAAGGGAAGCA encodes:
- a CDS encoding LysR family transcriptional regulator, with the protein product MGQFRQISTFVEVVARGSLSAAARAEGIAPAMIGRRLDALESRLGVKLLQRTTRKLALTDEGAAFLEDCQRILAELEEAESAVAERSAHATGHLMISAPAGFGRQHVAPLLPSFLTEHRDVTATLNMSDRVVDIVGEGIDVAIRIASLADSNLVSVKLADNERVVVAAPSYLKRYGEPKTLADLAKHNCLAISSEGSQRGWTFRDNGKNVVLKVNGNMGCNDGQVLHDWALAGKGLAWRSMWEVGSEIEAGKLQTVLDQHAAPGNDIYAVFAQRRHLPLRIRAFVDFLRHTYAQGDYWRKSGKQ